The Treponema medium genome has a window encoding:
- a CDS encoding DUF1302 family protein has product MKTIQKYGQLFLSRAIICLLFFVLTLPCSAQDAAGVDGKVETAQAADASSGSEAASQVNDDLGDDEFSTDSEDDGAKPIFTVSGKIETLHGVRWNDVKKNLEYGASRSIAQIKGEVSAGSSYAVMSAAAEYNYRNPARTGFRLNEAYYRYSGEIWDISVGRQVIAWGQADGFKLTDVLSARDSSEFISFSGDEARLPSDSIRLRFFHDLFTFEAVAVPFFTPNKLPRFGFEPGAKDGLYYIGTPDTFNTPFGSIPVHYTKKESAKPKMFTDTEAAARFSFFLPGIDFSVSGFYGWDKTPEFMKRGEWEGQLTNPSLPFHPILNKFIPAKEKAELILDACYNRIWMAGFDAAIPAGDVTIRLETAWVGDRKFEPKQANLIKGITFTDRTMHVQFNQAMKKHQLLMLAGIDWIKSSWTLSAQYFEDLILNHKNDIERPMHKGFVSLSVSKTFLRDTLKLSASGVIDINYGSTSSTYSVSYALTDNINFALGGDVYTKGYDGKGDFAALHKISAIWLKGTFIFSH; this is encoded by the coding sequence ATGAAAACAATACAGAAGTATGGACAATTATTTTTGTCAAGGGCTATTATTTGTTTACTGTTTTTTGTATTGACGCTTCCCTGTAGTGCGCAGGATGCTGCGGGCGTAGACGGAAAGGTAGAAACAGCTCAAGCAGCTGATGCGTCCTCCGGTAGTGAAGCTGCATCTCAAGTAAATGATGATTTAGGAGATGACGAATTTTCTACCGATTCGGAAGATGACGGCGCAAAACCGATCTTTACGGTAAGCGGCAAAATTGAAACGCTGCACGGAGTCCGCTGGAATGATGTTAAAAAAAATCTCGAATACGGAGCATCCCGTTCTATCGCACAGATAAAAGGCGAGGTCTCTGCCGGCTCTTCTTATGCGGTTATGTCCGCCGCAGCTGAATACAATTACCGCAACCCCGCACGCACTGGCTTCCGGTTGAACGAAGCGTATTACCGCTATTCGGGTGAGATATGGGATATCAGTGTCGGACGGCAGGTTATTGCGTGGGGGCAGGCGGATGGGTTTAAGCTCACCGATGTATTAAGCGCACGGGACAGCTCGGAGTTTATCTCCTTTAGCGGAGATGAAGCGCGGCTCCCGTCGGACAGCATCCGCCTGCGTTTTTTCCACGATCTTTTTACGTTTGAAGCGGTCGCCGTACCGTTTTTTACACCGAACAAGCTGCCGCGCTTCGGGTTTGAGCCGGGCGCCAAAGACGGGCTGTACTACATCGGCACACCGGATACTTTTAATACGCCGTTCGGTTCCATTCCCGTTCATTACACAAAAAAGGAAAGCGCAAAGCCCAAGATGTTTACCGACACGGAAGCCGCCGCCCGGTTCTCCTTCTTTTTACCCGGTATCGATTTTTCGGTTTCCGGCTTCTACGGTTGGGATAAGACGCCTGAGTTTATGAAACGGGGTGAATGGGAAGGGCAATTAACTAATCCTTCTCTGCCTTTTCATCCTATTTTGAATAAGTTTATCCCTGCAAAGGAAAAAGCGGAGCTGATTCTTGACGCTTGCTATAACCGTATCTGGATGGCAGGCTTTGATGCTGCGATTCCTGCAGGGGATGTAACAATACGTTTGGAAACGGCGTGGGTAGGTGACCGTAAATTTGAACCAAAACAAGCAAATTTGATAAAAGGGATTACATTTACAGATCGAACAATGCACGTCCAGTTTAATCAAGCGATGAAAAAACACCAGCTGCTGATGCTTGCCGGCATTGACTGGATTAAGAGTTCGTGGACGCTGAGCGCTCAGTATTTTGAAGATCTCATCCTCAATCATAAAAACGATATAGAGCGGCCGATGCACAAGGGCTTTGTCAGCCTCAGTGTAAGTAAAACATTCTTGCGCGATACGCTGAAACTTTCGGCAAGCGGCGTTATCGATATAAACTACGGTAGTACATCCAGCACCTATTCGGTTAGCTATGCCCTCACCGATAATATCAATTTTGCACTCGGCGGGGATGTGTACACCAAAGGCTACGACGGCAAGGGCGACTTTGCAGCCTTACACAAAATAAGCGCTATATGGCTGAAAGGCACGTTTATTTTCAGCCACTAA
- the tkt gene encoding transketolase — protein sequence MNKELDAVALSIRSLSIDAIEKANSGHPGLPLGAAELAAMLYAKILRHNPKNPQWVDRDRFILSAGHGSMLLYAALHLAGYDLSLDDIRSFRQIGSRCAGHPEYGLTPGVEATTGPLGQGISTAVGMAIAEAMLAARFNTEEYRIVDHYTYALVGEGCLMEGVSSEASSLAGTLKLGKLIVYYDKNNITIDGSTDIAFTEDVTKRYEAYGWQVLHGSMYSYSDIEKLTAEAKKDPRPSLIILDSVIGKGAPAVEGTAAAHGAPLGQEKLAQAKKTLGLDPAKQFFVVPEAYRYFEERQKECAQAEADWNSRFAAWSAAYPERRKEWDRSFVQGGIDQAVLDGVADPVFKKDEMIATRAASKTALNAFAKAFPNLVGGSADLQGPNAVALQNAQSFTAATPQGRYIHFGIREFAMATITNGIQLHGGFRAFCATFAVFSDYLRPALRLAALMRIPSIFVLTHDSIFVGEDGPTHQPVETLASLRAIPNLLVLRPADAEETAVAWRIALEQKDRPVCLILSRQNLPILEKAEPQWKALMKAAGSYIVKNTDGTPDVTIFATGSEVSLACEAAQLAAPKKVRVVSVPSKELLEAQTSSYKEQLVGSSAVRVMVAEAGVKQGWEGWVQSPEKDIFSIERFGESGPAKKVAEHLGFTAQALAARIKE from the coding sequence ATGAATAAAGAACTTGACGCCGTAGCGCTTTCGATACGGAGCCTTTCAATCGATGCAATCGAAAAAGCTAATTCCGGCCATCCCGGGCTTCCGCTCGGAGCCGCCGAACTCGCAGCGATGCTGTATGCAAAAATTTTACGGCATAATCCGAAAAATCCCCAATGGGTAGACCGCGACCGGTTCATCTTGTCGGCGGGGCATGGGTCTATGCTCCTGTATGCCGCGCTGCATCTTGCCGGTTACGATCTTTCGCTTGACGATATCCGCTCGTTCCGCCAGATCGGTTCCCGCTGCGCCGGGCATCCCGAATACGGACTCACCCCTGGCGTCGAAGCCACCACCGGGCCGCTCGGTCAGGGTATTTCTACCGCAGTCGGTATGGCGATTGCCGAAGCGATGCTTGCAGCACGGTTCAACACCGAAGAGTACCGCATTGTCGATCACTACACCTATGCGCTGGTGGGAGAAGGCTGTTTAATGGAAGGCGTTTCTTCCGAAGCATCGAGCCTCGCCGGTACGCTGAAACTCGGTAAGCTCATTGTATACTATGATAAAAACAATATTACGATAGACGGCTCCACCGATATCGCCTTTACCGAAGATGTTACAAAGCGGTACGAGGCTTACGGCTGGCAGGTGCTGCACGGTTCGATGTATTCCTACAGCGATATAGAAAAACTCACTGCGGAGGCAAAAAAAGATCCCCGCCCCTCGCTTATCATACTCGATTCGGTGATCGGAAAGGGAGCGCCCGCCGTTGAGGGAACCGCCGCCGCACACGGAGCGCCGCTCGGTCAAGAGAAGCTGGCGCAGGCAAAGAAGACGTTGGGGCTTGATCCTGCAAAACAGTTCTTTGTCGTCCCCGAAGCCTACCGTTATTTTGAAGAGCGGCAAAAGGAATGTGCTCAAGCGGAAGCGGACTGGAATAGTCGCTTTGCCGCATGGAGCGCCGCCTACCCCGAACGGCGCAAAGAATGGGATCGCAGCTTTGTACAAGGCGGTATCGACCAAGCCGTACTGGACGGCGTTGCCGATCCTGTCTTTAAAAAAGATGAAATGATTGCGACGCGGGCTGCTTCCAAAACCGCACTGAACGCTTTTGCAAAAGCATTCCCGAATCTCGTCGGCGGTTCGGCAGACTTGCAGGGGCCGAATGCGGTCGCCTTGCAGAATGCCCAATCGTTTACTGCCGCAACACCGCAGGGACGGTATATCCACTTCGGCATCAGAGAATTCGCGATGGCAACGATTACCAACGGTATTCAGCTGCACGGCGGTTTCCGCGCCTTCTGCGCAACCTTTGCCGTGTTCTCCGACTATCTGCGTCCGGCGCTCCGGCTTGCAGCGCTGATGCGCATCCCTTCTATTTTTGTATTGACCCACGACTCCATCTTTGTCGGCGAAGACGGCCCGACCCATCAGCCGGTGGAAACACTCGCAAGCCTCCGCGCCATTCCTAATCTACTGGTACTCCGCCCTGCCGATGCGGAAGAAACCGCCGTCGCATGGAGAATTGCGCTTGAGCAGAAAGACCGGCCGGTCTGTTTAATACTGAGCCGCCAGAATCTGCCCATACTGGAAAAAGCCGAACCTCAGTGGAAAGCTCTGATGAAAGCCGCCGGCAGCTATATCGTAAAAAATACGGACGGTACGCCCGATGTAACGATATTTGCGACCGGTTCCGAAGTCAGCCTTGCCTGCGAAGCCGCTCAGCTTGCCGCCCCGAAAAAAGTACGGGTAGTCTCCGTTCCGTCGAAAGAGCTTCTGGAAGCACAAACATCTTCATATAAAGAGCAGTTGGTGGGAAGCAGTGCCGTCCGTGTAATGGTTGCAGAAGCCGGAGTTAAACAGGGCTGGGAAGGCTGGGTACAGTCGCCGGAGAAAGATATTTTCTCGATAGAACGTTTCGGCGAGTCGGGTCCCGCAAAAAAAGTTGCGGAGCATCTCGGATTTACCGCCCAAGCGCTTGCCGCCCGTATCAAAGAATAG
- a CDS encoding leucine-rich repeat domain-containing protein — protein MKTILKTGILLAAAVVMIAACTTAPSSTQKTGAVTITVPEGSTLSVRIRTQDGSAVRVQGADKTEIQGTDEVRELNEDKPMQLLKATGTTIVFTGDIRELDIKDNGTVENIDVSRCPNMEILYCAGNNITQLQLSANKNLKRLQCYNNRLSGLDISQQTQLELLWCGINQLSVLDVSGCKKLTQLRCYMNAIETEAMDALLKSLPAATENSAAVREARILAVGDKIKNGKPSAAALQQAKANGWAILDSGNAPIEP, from the coding sequence ATGAAAACAATTTTGAAAACAGGTATTTTGCTTGCAGCAGCAGTGGTAATGATTGCCGCTTGTACGACAGCGCCGTCTTCAACACAAAAAACGGGAGCCGTAACCATTACTGTTCCCGAAGGCTCAACACTATCGGTTAGAATAAGAACGCAAGACGGCTCGGCGGTAAGGGTACAGGGCGCCGATAAAACAGAGATTCAGGGAACGGATGAGGTTCGTGAACTCAACGAAGACAAACCGATGCAGCTGCTGAAAGCTACGGGAACAACGATCGTATTTACCGGAGATATCCGCGAACTGGATATTAAAGATAACGGCACCGTAGAAAACATCGATGTTTCCCGCTGTCCCAATATGGAAATACTGTACTGCGCGGGTAATAACATTACACAGCTGCAATTATCCGCAAATAAGAACTTAAAACGGCTGCAATGTTATAATAACCGTTTAAGCGGATTGGACATTTCACAACAGACACAGCTTGAGCTTTTGTGGTGCGGTATCAATCAGTTATCGGTATTGGACGTATCAGGTTGTAAAAAACTCACACAGCTGCGGTGCTATATGAACGCCATCGAAACGGAAGCCATGGACGCTTTGCTGAAAAGCCTTCCCGCTGCAACAGAAAACAGCGCCGCAGTCCGCGAAGCACGCATTTTAGCGGTGGGAGATAAAATCAAAAACGGCAAGCCCTCTGCCGCCGCATTACAGCAAGCGAAGGCAAATGGATGGGCTATTCTCGATAGCGGAAATGCTCCGATAGAACCGTAA
- a CDS encoding outer membrane lipoprotein-sorting protein — MKMIKHVIALIVFAAVAVSLAFTQELTGKEIMQKVDKREKAATDSFTMRMTLINSGGKKRVRQVIAYSKDYGSEKKTVMVFMLPADVKGVGYLSFSYDDASKNDDRWLYMPALKKAKRISGSSSQDYFMGTDFTYDDISGHKIDDYTYTLLAEETVDGKNCWKVESVPVQKSMYSKYISWIDKESLVQVKAEFYDEQGSLLKVLTVSGIEKKDGFWTAGKMEMNNLQKKHSTVIETLKHEFNKNISDSYFRVNSLEEGKIR, encoded by the coding sequence ATGAAAATGATAAAACACGTAATTGCGCTGATTGTGTTTGCAGCAGTGGCGGTGAGTCTTGCCTTTACACAAGAGTTGACGGGTAAAGAGATTATGCAAAAGGTTGATAAACGCGAAAAAGCTGCAACCGATTCATTTACGATGCGGATGACGCTCATCAATTCCGGCGGTAAAAAGCGGGTACGCCAAGTTATAGCATATTCGAAGGATTACGGCAGCGAGAAAAAAACGGTGATGGTGTTTATGCTGCCCGCTGATGTGAAAGGCGTCGGATATCTTTCTTTCTCGTATGATGATGCGTCGAAAAACGATGACCGCTGGCTCTATATGCCTGCGCTTAAAAAGGCGAAACGCATTTCCGGATCTTCAAGTCAGGACTATTTTATGGGCACCGATTTTACCTACGATGATATAAGCGGGCACAAGATCGATGATTACACATACACACTGCTTGCAGAAGAAACGGTGGACGGAAAAAACTGCTGGAAAGTTGAATCGGTTCCGGTACAAAAATCGATGTATTCAAAATATATTTCGTGGATTGATAAGGAATCACTGGTGCAGGTAAAGGCGGAATTTTACGATGAGCAAGGTTCGCTGTTGAAAGTGCTTACGGTAAGCGGCATCGAGAAAAAAGACGGTTTTTGGACTGCGGGCAAAATGGAAATGAACAACCTGCAAAAAAAGCATAGCACCGTTATCGAAACGCTCAAGCACGAGTTCAACAAAAACATTTCGGACTCGTATTTTAGGGTGAATTCATTAGAAGAAGGCAAAATCAGGTAA
- a CDS encoding AAA family ATPase — MESLQTEALQRVAAFKKQMAVSVIGQERLIDDILVAYIAGGHVLLEGAPGLAKTLTVRTFAELSQLSFKRIQFTPDLLPADLTGTLIFDSTAHCFSVRRGPLFAQVVLADEINRAPAKVQSALLEAMAEGQVTIGETSYPLPTPFFVLATQNPIEQEGTYPLPEAELDRFLFKLFVPYPKPADELVIMLKSENITASVKKMQAPETEAILSVDMLHTIRRGAEAVRCTEGLHEYIISLVTATRPIIEKREELPRGSYLSYITVGASPRASIALYRCSKIRAFLNGRDYVLPEDIKTLAYPILRHRLKLSYEASAENISADEIIAELLELIPQP; from the coding sequence ATGGAGAGTTTACAAACCGAAGCGCTGCAGCGGGTTGCTGCGTTTAAAAAACAAATGGCTGTATCCGTTATCGGGCAGGAACGGCTCATTGATGATATTCTTGTTGCCTATATTGCAGGCGGACATGTGTTGCTGGAGGGTGCCCCCGGTCTTGCCAAAACCTTAACGGTACGGACTTTCGCGGAGCTTTCTCAATTAAGTTTTAAACGCATCCAGTTCACGCCCGACTTGTTGCCTGCCGATCTCACCGGAACACTGATCTTTGATTCCACCGCACATTGCTTTTCGGTACGCAGGGGGCCGCTTTTTGCACAGGTGGTTTTGGCAGATGAAATAAACCGCGCACCGGCAAAGGTTCAATCCGCATTGCTCGAAGCGATGGCGGAAGGACAGGTTACCATCGGAGAAACGAGCTATCCGCTCCCCACACCGTTTTTCGTACTTGCAACCCAGAATCCGATTGAACAGGAAGGCACCTACCCCCTTCCCGAAGCGGAGCTCGACCGCTTCCTGTTTAAACTTTTTGTCCCCTACCCTAAACCGGCGGATGAACTCGTCATCATGCTGAAAAGCGAGAACATCACCGCTTCGGTAAAAAAAATGCAAGCGCCCGAAACCGAAGCAATTCTTTCCGTCGATATGCTCCATACCATCCGTAGAGGCGCCGAAGCAGTCCGCTGCACCGAAGGTTTACACGAATACATTATTTCACTGGTTACGGCAACCCGTCCCATTATCGAAAAACGGGAAGAGTTGCCCCGCGGCAGTTATCTTAGCTATATCACCGTCGGAGCCTCTCCCCGTGCGAGCATCGCCCTTTATCGGTGTTCAAAAATACGGGCATTTTTGAACGGACGTGACTATGTCCTGCCCGAAGACATAAAAACTCTCGCCTACCCTATTCTGCGCCACCGCTTAAAACTTTCGTATGAAGCGAGCGCGGAAAATATCAGTGCAGATGAAATTATCGCCGAGCTGCTCGAACTTATTCCGCAGCCGTAA
- a CDS encoding methyl-accepting chemotaxis protein, producing MKHIKKLIVFLILSTCFAPVFSQTIQNGVLDLRNKNFNDTQSIVISGKMGFYNRQLLSSPEDVRNPTVFIECPKEWSSTVLSDGTKMSAFGYGTYTLQILLPDRHPELAIQFSSPISAWSFYVNGELQAHSGKVGASRETSVRGEGNILYYIPKDITEVCLAIQVSNFFHSRGGIYQTIKFATKTKAERANFAFLFIEIFVFGFGVAIILYHLALYLFQPDNKSILWFVFFSILVVLRNMVKGPVFRILFPSLSWNIDTKIDYLTFALLSFSVVGYFAALYPKDTHKIINRIIMIEALAYTAFICVTPSYIYGKLIQVHQLVIVMIIVYVIYLIIKLLIRKREGAIFIVIGIIILTIFTLNDLFYSMMLVPTGNLLPFGFSAFLLAQAFGFAWKTHIYNRQSEEIKIQLSDSDKQKTLLFNEIRHTSDKLQQQETVLSQNMDGAEQSMQALSIQVQTLKSEMSEQSNQLRSTQNATDSFNAFLNTMRQGIERQSDAAEETVTQIKQLNDATNGLTEKFNEINHNFSYIREASDAGKHHLITVTDIINAIYESSESLLETNQIITAIAEQTNLLAMNAAIESAHAGEAGKGFAVVADEIRKLAENSAYEADNTGKILKHINKSIKDSAEASEVLRKSFDNINTQVNNFQTILGDISSFLKDVDVQAKKMNNAMQSLADQSIDVQEEQTEVSELRNKINESFTSLLQATEKVHTEIEAMFTNIKSLNDAVETTRGVEAETSESIGTLNALITHTDHLQNIKTNE from the coding sequence ATGAAACATATAAAAAAACTTATAGTGTTTTTAATCTTGAGTACATGCTTTGCCCCCGTTTTTTCCCAAACCATTCAAAACGGAGTACTTGATCTCCGCAATAAAAACTTCAATGACACTCAAAGTATCGTGATAAGCGGAAAGATGGGATTCTATAATCGCCAGTTACTTTCTTCACCAGAAGATGTGCGTAACCCTACGGTATTTATCGAATGTCCGAAAGAATGGAGTTCAACTGTTTTATCTGACGGAACAAAGATGTCTGCTTTCGGATACGGTACTTATACTCTACAGATTTTATTACCGGATCGGCATCCTGAATTGGCAATACAATTTTCTTCTCCGATTTCCGCATGGAGTTTTTATGTAAATGGAGAATTGCAAGCCCATTCAGGAAAAGTAGGAGCTTCACGAGAAACATCTGTCCGTGGCGAAGGAAACATTCTCTATTATATTCCAAAAGATATAACCGAAGTATGCCTTGCCATTCAAGTTTCAAACTTTTTTCATTCACGCGGAGGTATTTACCAAACAATTAAGTTTGCAACAAAGACAAAAGCCGAACGTGCCAATTTTGCATTCCTTTTTATTGAGATTTTTGTTTTTGGGTTTGGTGTCGCAATTATTCTGTATCACCTTGCGCTTTATCTATTTCAACCTGATAATAAAAGTATCCTATGGTTCGTATTTTTCAGTATTCTCGTCGTTCTCCGCAACATGGTAAAGGGACCTGTCTTTAGAATCCTTTTTCCTTCTTTATCTTGGAACATCGATACTAAAATCGACTATCTTACCTTTGCATTACTCAGTTTTTCCGTAGTCGGTTATTTTGCAGCGCTCTATCCTAAAGACACCCATAAAATTATCAATCGTATTATTATGATTGAGGCACTGGCATACACAGCTTTTATTTGTGTAACGCCGTCTTATATCTACGGGAAACTCATACAAGTTCATCAATTAGTGATTGTTATGATTATCGTTTATGTCATTTATTTGATCATCAAACTGCTCATCCGTAAACGGGAAGGTGCAATATTTATTGTTATCGGTATTATCATTTTGACGATTTTCACGTTAAACGATTTGTTTTACAGTATGATGCTTGTACCAACAGGGAATTTACTGCCGTTTGGTTTTTCCGCATTTTTATTAGCGCAGGCATTCGGTTTTGCATGGAAAACACATATTTATAATCGTCAAAGCGAGGAGATAAAAATACAGCTGTCGGATTCCGACAAACAGAAAACGCTTTTATTTAATGAAATCCGACATACCAGCGATAAACTACAACAGCAAGAAACGGTTTTGTCACAAAACATGGACGGAGCGGAACAGTCGATGCAGGCATTATCGATTCAAGTACAAACGTTAAAATCTGAAATGTCCGAACAAAGTAATCAGCTCCGCAGTACGCAAAATGCAACCGACAGCTTTAATGCTTTTTTGAATACTATGCGCCAAGGAATTGAACGGCAATCCGATGCGGCAGAAGAAACGGTAACGCAGATTAAACAGTTAAACGATGCTACTAACGGACTAACGGAAAAATTCAACGAAATAAATCATAACTTTTCGTACATCCGTGAAGCAAGCGATGCCGGTAAACATCATTTAATAACGGTTACAGATATTATCAATGCGATTTACGAAAGCTCGGAAAGCCTGCTGGAAACAAACCAAATTATTACCGCTATCGCAGAGCAAACAAATTTATTGGCAATGAATGCGGCGATAGAATCTGCCCATGCCGGAGAAGCGGGAAAAGGATTTGCGGTCGTTGCCGATGAGATACGGAAACTTGCAGAAAACTCCGCGTATGAAGCTGATAATACCGGTAAGATTTTAAAGCACATCAATAAAAGCATTAAAGACTCTGCGGAAGCTTCGGAAGTATTGCGAAAAAGCTTTGACAATATCAATACGCAGGTCAATAACTTCCAAACGATATTAGGAGATATTTCATCCTTCTTAAAAGACGTCGATGTACAAGCCAAAAAAATGAATAACGCTATGCAATCGCTCGCTGATCAATCCATTGATGTTCAAGAGGAACAAACCGAAGTTTCCGAACTCAGAAATAAAATCAATGAAAGCTTTACCAGCTTATTGCAAGCAACCGAAAAAGTACATACGGAAATCGAGGCTATGTTCACAAATATTAAAAGCTTAAATGATGCAGTTGAGACAACACGCGGAGTAGAAGCCGAAACGAGCGAATCGATCGGTACGCTCAATGCACTGATTACGCACACTGATCATCTGCAAAATATAAAAACCAATGAATAA
- a CDS encoding InlB B-repeat-containing protein: MKRFFSLVLILAGVFIIAGCRNPSLRTYTVTFNTQGIGMVPAAFTVAEGSKLTAAQIPSPTAIPTNKSFDGWFKDTSCTQPWNHAADTVTKDITLYAKWRNALPLTPIEPSTPLYTVTFNTQGIGTAPAMLTVAEESKLTAAQTPAPTAIPLNKSFDGWFKDTSCTQPWNYATDTVTKDITLYAKWRNASPLTPIEPLYTVTFNTRNLTSPLTPITVIKNHTIPATDIPNPTHRTWNFSGWYKDKNCNAQWSTASDTVTADITLYAKWTPKTFSKQDLWESKKTEGSTNYFRIPALAQTKDGTLIAVTDLRYNHTADIGKFGPNGEWGQASHIHRVDVIIKRSTDNGLTWDSSSTKITNAPDNPVQYGYGDAAIVADRESDNVLIICAHGDTRYGHYKAENANTRLKVVRLRSSDGGKTFTPPEEITTSIYGLNGSWGTLFFGSGKIMQSRRIKKDNYYRIYTALLVKKTSKALFGNAVLYSDDFGETWQVLGDTAVSPISNGDEAKVEELPDGRVLLSSRTKNGRLFNIFTYTNEVTASGHWESGQKAQLGTERGTNGEICIIQARKADTKTSVYLALQSIPLSSKPHPKSGEPNIRMDVGIYWRVIEENIGLSALADGTKWKKYQVFTGESGYSTMVIQQDHRIGFLYEKYDHITHSTDMNDVYDIRYESLPISTITNGEYEAAFLTE, translated from the coding sequence GTGAAAAGATTTTTTTCCCTTGTTTTGATTCTTGCCGGTGTGTTTATAATTGCCGGCTGTCGCAATCCTTCTCTGAGGACGTATACGGTAACGTTTAATACGCAGGGTATCGGTATGGTGCCGGCAGCGTTTACGGTTGCGGAAGGAAGTAAGCTCACCGCAGCGCAAATACCTTCGCCTACGGCTATCCCCACAAATAAAAGCTTTGACGGCTGGTTTAAAGACACTTCTTGTACGCAGCCGTGGAACCATGCCGCCGATACGGTTACCAAAGATATTACGCTCTATGCAAAGTGGCGTAATGCTTTGCCGCTTACACCGATTGAACCTTCGACGCCGCTATACACGGTAACGTTTAATACGCAAGGTATTGGTACTGCTCCGGCGATGCTTACGGTTGCGGAAGAAAGTAAACTGACCGCAGCGCAGACACCGGCACCTACGGCCATCCCTTTAAATAAAAGCTTTGACGGCTGGTTTAAAGACACTTCTTGTACGCAGCCGTGGAACTATGCCACCGATACGGTTACCAAAGATATTACGCTATATGCAAAGTGGCGTAATGCTTCGCCGCTTACTCCAATTGAACCGTTGTATACGGTAACGTTTAACACGCGCAATCTTACATCACCCCTCACTCCGATAACTGTTATTAAAAATCATACTATCCCTGCAACTGATATACCGAATCCTACGCACCGGACATGGAATTTTTCCGGCTGGTATAAAGATAAAAATTGCAATGCTCAATGGAGTACGGCCTCCGATACCGTTACGGCAGATATAACGCTTTATGCAAAATGGACTCCTAAAACTTTTTCAAAACAGGATTTATGGGAAAGTAAGAAAACTGAAGGATCGACAAACTATTTTCGAATTCCGGCATTGGCACAGACAAAAGACGGGACGCTGATTGCCGTTACGGATTTACGATACAATCATACTGCCGATATCGGTAAGTTCGGGCCTAATGGGGAATGGGGGCAAGCCTCCCATATCCATCGCGTGGATGTAATAATTAAACGCTCTACCGATAACGGCTTGACATGGGATAGCAGCAGTACAAAAATTACAAATGCACCGGATAATCCCGTGCAATACGGTTATGGAGATGCCGCTATCGTGGCGGATAGAGAGTCGGATAATGTACTGATTATTTGTGCCCACGGGGATACCCGCTACGGACATTATAAGGCAGAAAATGCAAATACACGGCTTAAAGTCGTCAGGCTCCGTTCCTCAGATGGAGGTAAAACGTTTACACCGCCTGAGGAAATTACGACTTCCATTTACGGTTTAAACGGTAGTTGGGGAACGCTTTTTTTCGGTTCGGGGAAGATTATGCAGTCTCGCAGGATAAAAAAAGATAATTATTATCGTATTTATACAGCACTGTTAGTTAAAAAGACATCAAAAGCTCTCTTCGGAAATGCCGTGTTGTACTCCGACGATTTCGGTGAAACATGGCAGGTTCTCGGCGATACGGCTGTGTCGCCGATATCGAACGGTGATGAAGCCAAGGTTGAAGAGCTTCCTGACGGTAGAGTATTGCTTTCAAGCCGCACAAAAAACGGACGTCTTTTTAATATCTTCACTTATACAAATGAGGTAACTGCAAGCGGGCATTGGGAAAGCGGACAAAAAGCACAGCTCGGAACGGAACGCGGTACGAACGGTGAAATATGTATTATACAAGCCCGTAAAGCCGATACAAAAACGTCGGTATATCTTGCATTGCAGTCTATTCCCTTATCCTCAAAACCGCACCCTAAGAGTGGTGAACCGAACATCCGTATGGATGTAGGCATCTACTGGCGCGTAATAGAAGAGAACATCGGTCTTTCGGCATTGGCAGACGGTACCAAGTGGAAAAAATATCAAGTATTTACCGGAGAGAGCGGGTATTCGACAATGGTGATACAGCAGGATCACCGGATCGGTTTTTTATATGAAAAATATGACCATATTACTCATTCTACAGATATGAATGACGTATACGATATCCGCTATGAGAGTTTACCTATCAGCACTATTACTAACGGCGAATACGAAGCGGCGTTTTTAACGGAGTAG